DNA sequence from the Betaproteobacteria bacterium genome:
CACCATCGAATCGGAGTTGGGTCGCCTCGACGGCATCCTGCACAGCGCCGTCCTGTTCGAGGGATTGAAGCGCCTGTCCGACCTCACCCTCGAACACTGGCTTGCCTGCCTGCGCGTCAACCTCGCCGCTCCCGCCGCCCTGAATCGGGCCTGCGCCCCCCTGCTCGCCACCGCCCCCGATGCCGCCGTGATCGTGACCGGTGAAACGCATGGGCTCGCGCCTGCCGCCTTCTGGGGTGCGTTCGCGGCCGCCAAGGCCGGTCTCTCCGCGCTCGTCAGGATTCAGGCCGAGGAATGGGTATCCACGCCACAGCTGCGGATCAACCTCGTCGTCCCCGGGCCCGTGCGTTCCCCGCAGCGGACGCAAAGCCACCCGGCGGAGGCGCCCGAGCAAGTGCCGGCGGTGGAAAGCGTGATGCCCTGGTACCTCTACTTCATGGGCCCGGCGAGCCGTGGTCGCAGCG
Encoded proteins:
- a CDS encoding SDR family NAD(P)-dependent oxidoreductase — translated: MSEQTVQLSAYRPSRDLLQGRVILVTGAGQGIGRVAALEYAAHGATVVLQGRKPKKLEAVYETIQQAGYPEPAMVPLDLNTAADTDFERLADTIESELGRLDGILHSAVLFEGLKRLSDLTLEHWLACLRVNLAAPAALNRACAPLLATAPDAAVIVTGETHGLAPAAFWGAFAAAKAGLSALVRIQAEEWVSTPQLRINLVVPGPVRSPQRTQSHPAEAPEQVPAVESVMPWYLYFMGPASRGRSGEIIRCARGEAP